The nucleotide window TAAGTCGGTCTTGGGATCCTTGACGATGGCGATCATCTCTCGAAGGTCGGTTGCGTACTGCGCGAGGGTATGGTCCCAGTCCTTCTTCGTGGCCTTCGCGTTCTTTTTCGGCCAATAGTCATCAGGAAACTTGAGCTCTTCGTATTTCGGGTTCTTGATGAACTCGACGATGTCCCATTGCGCGATCCGGATGTGCTCCAGCAGGTGCCAGAAGGTGTAGGGGACGTTTCGTGGTTTGACATTCATGTCCTTGACGGGAAAGCCCTTGACGGCGTCGGCGAGCGACATGTGGGCCTGGTCGCCCTGCAGGAACGTGGCAAGCTGTTCGCGCAGCACCTTGTCGTCAGCCATGGGATGGCCCTCCTGAGTTCGACCTAACGAACGTCGCGGAGCACGATTACCGGCACCGTGCCACCCGCCTCGATGGTGCTGTCGCCGCGAATGACGGCAAGCCCAT belongs to Candidatus Methylomirabilota bacterium and includes:
- a CDS encoding DinB family protein, with translation MADDKVLREQLATFLQGDQAHMSLADAVKGFPVKDMNVKPRNVPYTFWHLLEHIRIAQWDIVEFIKNPKYEELKFPDDYWPKKNAKATKKDWDHTLAQYATDLREMIAIVKDPKTDLHAKIPHGDGQTILREAILIVDHNAYHIGELAILRQVTNNWK